A part of Lacibacter sp. H407 genomic DNA contains:
- a CDS encoding tetratricopeptide repeat protein, whose protein sequence is MNSLFQGIPKISFGLLLLLFAACKERSTSPSKEEINEINLKRGNVVLCGPADEQFGTVQFITSCSPKTKEDFDLAIALLHSFEYDEAEKVFAKVIEQEPTCAMAYWGVAMSNYHQVWPSPPTQAELQKGTKAILIAQALKNKSKKETDYINAIATFYKDWNTIDHRTRTLSFEQAMEKVYATYPTDKEVAAFYALALVGAADPADKTYIKQRKAGEILTALFPGEPNHPGIVHYIIHTYDYPELASLALPAARKYAAIAPSSAHAQHMPSHIFTRLGLWNECIQSNLVSTSSAKCYAETAGIKGHWDEELHGMDYIVYAYLQRGETGLAKQQFDYLNTIKEVYPVNFKDAYAFAAIPARYYLENKLWKEAADMKMHPIDFPWQKFPWQKAIIHFTRLMGAVHTNKLDAAKTELKILDSMRHLLIAEKDVYKANQVLIQQKTGEAWILFKEGKTNEALIQITTAVELEDKTGKSPVTPGEIIPAKESMADMLLLMNKPKEALAAYEANLKTHPNRFNALYGAGLASELSGDAGKANYYYKQLLTVASSPNAGRTELEKARVFLKNDVIAVVK, encoded by the coding sequence ATGAACAGTTTATTTCAAGGTATTCCGAAAATTAGCTTTGGGCTATTGTTGTTATTGTTTGCGGCATGTAAAGAAAGAAGTACTTCTCCATCAAAAGAAGAAATCAACGAGATAAATCTCAAACGTGGCAATGTTGTTTTGTGCGGCCCTGCTGATGAACAATTCGGTACTGTTCAGTTTATTACTTCCTGTTCGCCGAAAACCAAAGAAGACTTTGATCTTGCAATTGCGCTGTTACATTCATTTGAATATGATGAAGCAGAAAAAGTGTTTGCAAAAGTGATTGAACAAGAACCAACCTGTGCCATGGCATATTGGGGAGTGGCTATGAGCAATTATCACCAGGTGTGGCCTTCGCCACCAACTCAAGCCGAGTTGCAGAAAGGAACAAAAGCGATCCTGATTGCACAAGCGTTAAAGAATAAATCAAAAAAAGAAACAGATTATATTAATGCCATTGCCACTTTTTACAAAGACTGGAATACAATCGATCATCGTACACGCACACTCAGTTTTGAACAGGCAATGGAGAAAGTTTATGCTACTTACCCAACCGATAAAGAAGTTGCAGCATTTTATGCATTAGCTCTTGTAGGTGCAGCAGATCCTGCTGATAAAACATATATCAAACAACGGAAAGCCGGCGAAATATTAACCGCATTATTTCCCGGCGAACCAAATCATCCCGGCATTGTACATTACATTATTCACACCTACGATTATCCTGAGCTTGCATCATTGGCATTACCGGCAGCAAGGAAATATGCAGCCATCGCTCCTTCTTCGGCACATGCACAACATATGCCTTCGCATATTTTTACAAGACTCGGGCTTTGGAATGAATGTATTCAATCAAATCTTGTTTCAACATCTTCTGCAAAATGCTATGCTGAAACAGCCGGCATTAAAGGTCATTGGGATGAAGAACTGCATGGCATGGATTATATTGTTTATGCTTACCTGCAGCGGGGCGAAACGGGTTTAGCCAAACAGCAATTCGATTACCTTAACACCATTAAAGAAGTGTACCCGGTAAATTTTAAAGATGCTTATGCCTTTGCGGCTATTCCTGCACGTTACTATCTCGAAAATAAATTATGGAAAGAAGCAGCTGACATGAAGATGCATCCAATTGATTTTCCCTGGCAAAAATTTCCCTGGCAAAAAGCGATCATTCATTTTACACGGTTGATGGGCGCTGTTCATACAAACAAACTTGATGCAGCAAAAACTGAATTGAAAATTCTTGACAGTATGCGTCACTTATTGATCGCTGAAAAAGATGTGTACAAAGCAAACCAGGTGTTGATACAACAAAAAACAGGCGAAGCGTGGATACTTTTTAAAGAAGGAAAAACAAATGAAGCCTTAATTCAAATAACAACTGCTGTTGAGCTGGAAGATAAAACAGGAAAAAGTCCCGTTACGCCCGGTGAAATTATACCTGCAAAAGAATCAATGGCGGATATGTTACTGCTGATGAATAAACCGAAGGAAGCTTTGGCAGCTTATGAAGCAAATTTAAAAACGCACCCTAACCGCTTCAATGCATTGTATGGTGCAGGATTGGCAAGCGAGTTATCTGGCGATGCCGGAAAAGCAAACTACTATTACAAGCAATTGCTTACAGTAGCCAGCTCTCCCAATGCCGGCAGAACTGAATTGGAAAAGGCGAGAGTATTTTTAAAAAATGATGTAATTGCTGTTGTAAAATAA
- a CDS encoding BatD family protein, translated as MLQQRSYGFVLTVFLLLQVTVVSAQVKFSVIPSKTVVQLNETIQLQFVVEGASQIDEFTAPSFRNFEQVTGLDQTNGWTWINGALTEYVTYSILLRPKIKGKLPVASAVVKVKGRVYTSSPFMIVVADARVLEEEKPDYYLRPGENAKEKIEKNLFIKATIDKRTCYVGEPVLATFKLFTRLDSESKIVKRPSLNGFSVVDMERPETGIFSKEMYNGKLYNCYLIRKVQLYPLQAGQITIEPVEVENLVRMIRARTRSTKETGSWLDAVMEKMKEAELENGDIVEERIVLRSDSLQVNVLELPEKSKPENFNGAVGQFKMDATLLNTSIAANDNATLRITIKGKGNLPMITVPTISWPSGVDSFDAKLTEQIDKHSSPISGSKTFDIPFSVSKTGLFNIPSIRFSYFDEQTKTYHTISSDSLQLNVTAAVKRKTPVFQDVPIVEDGTPRWVWVAGVGSGLLVLIGGIFFMQHKKETKVAAQAIVEEVQEDMQPQKTIEAYLQPAAYVQQGLQPKQFYSLLLQGLQDFLMERLDLTAKNISNVQLVHALQQKNWPDLATAFSQIFQLCELALFSPMEVTDNREQLMEQSKELMQEVDRRI; from the coding sequence ATGTTACAGCAACGGTCATATGGTTTTGTATTAACAGTGTTTCTGCTGTTGCAGGTTACAGTTGTATCGGCGCAGGTAAAATTCTCTGTGATACCCAGTAAAACAGTGGTACAGTTGAATGAAACCATCCAATTGCAGTTTGTAGTGGAAGGCGCCAGCCAGATCGATGAATTTACGGCACCTTCGTTCCGCAACTTTGAACAAGTGACCGGGCTCGATCAAACAAATGGATGGACATGGATCAATGGTGCATTAACAGAATACGTTACCTACAGCATATTACTTCGCCCAAAAATAAAAGGCAAACTACCTGTTGCATCGGCTGTGGTAAAAGTAAAAGGACGGGTTTATACATCTTCTCCGTTTATGATTGTGGTAGCAGATGCAAGAGTATTGGAAGAAGAGAAGCCAGATTATTATTTGCGACCCGGTGAAAATGCAAAAGAGAAAATTGAAAAGAATTTATTTATTAAAGCCACGATCGATAAACGAACCTGCTATGTTGGAGAACCCGTGTTGGCAACCTTCAAATTATTTACACGGCTCGACAGCGAATCGAAAATTGTAAAACGTCCATCGCTCAATGGATTTTCGGTAGTAGACATGGAACGGCCGGAGACGGGTATTTTTTCAAAAGAAATGTACAATGGGAAACTCTACAACTGTTATCTCATCCGTAAAGTGCAGTTGTATCCGTTACAAGCCGGACAGATAACCATTGAGCCGGTTGAAGTAGAAAACCTGGTGCGGATGATCAGGGCACGAACACGCAGTACAAAAGAAACCGGCAGTTGGTTAGATGCGGTGATGGAAAAAATGAAAGAGGCTGAATTGGAAAATGGTGATATTGTTGAAGAGCGTATTGTGTTACGAAGCGATTCATTGCAGGTGAATGTGCTGGAACTGCCTGAAAAAAGCAAACCTGAAAACTTTAATGGCGCTGTTGGTCAGTTTAAGATGGATGCAACATTGCTAAATACATCCATTGCCGCCAACGATAATGCCACCTTACGTATTACCATTAAAGGCAAAGGCAATTTGCCCATGATCACAGTGCCAACGATCAGCTGGCCCTCGGGTGTCGATTCATTTGATGCAAAACTAACAGAGCAGATCGATAAACATTCATCGCCCATCAGCGGAAGCAAAACATTTGATATTCCGTTCTCTGTTTCCAAAACAGGATTGTTCAATATTCCATCCATCCGGTTTTCGTATTTCGATGAACAAACGAAAACCTATCACACCATTTCAAGCGACAGTTTGCAATTAAATGTAACGGCAGCGGTTAAGCGTAAAACGCCGGTGTTTCAGGACGTGCCGATCGTTGAAGATGGAACGCCACGTTGGGTGTGGGTTGCTGGTGTTGGAAGTGGATTGCTCGTATTGATCGGTGGCATCTTTTTCATGCAACACAAAAAGGAAACGAAAGTTGCAGCACAAGCAATTGTTGAAGAAGTGCAGGAAGATATGCAGCCACAAAAAACAATCGAAGCGTATTTGCAACCGGCGGCTTATGTGCAGCAAGGTCTTCAACCCAAGCAGTTTTATTCGTTGCTGTTACAAGGCCTTCAGGATTTTTTAATGGAACGATTGGATTTGACGGCAAAAAACATCAGTAATGTACAATTAGTGCATGCATTGCAACAAAAAAACTGGCCCGACCTTGCAACAGCGTTCAGTCAAATTTTCCAGTTATGTGAGTTGGCTTTGTTTAGTCCGATGGAAGTAACAGATAACAGGGAACAACTGATGGAGCAATCAAAAGAACTAATGCAGGAAGTTGACAGAAGAATATAA
- a CDS encoding SDR family oxidoreductase yields the protein MNVVITGASRGIGKAIAEIFAANGHALYLSSKSEVAIYKTMAELQDKYPGIKIKAKARDLSKREEVDNFGKWVLDNSFNIDVLVNNAGNFLLGSVHNEEDGFLEEMIATNLYSAYHLTRKLLPQMMKQSPVSGSRGHIFNMCSIASLHAYNNGGAYSISKYAMHGFSKNLREEMKPHLIKVTSVFPGAVLTDSWGDYDNSTKRIMEADDIAKLVYASSQLSPQACVEEITIRPQLGDL from the coding sequence ATAACCGGTGCATCAAGAGGAATTGGTAAAGCCATCGCCGAAATTTTTGCGGCGAACGGGCATGCATTGTATCTCAGTTCGAAAAGTGAAGTAGCGATCTACAAAACCATGGCCGAGTTGCAGGATAAATATCCCGGCATAAAGATCAAAGCCAAAGCAAGAGATCTCAGCAAACGGGAGGAAGTTGATAATTTCGGAAAATGGGTGCTCGACAATAGTTTCAACATTGATGTGTTGGTAAATAACGCCGGTAATTTTTTACTTGGGAGCGTACATAACGAAGAAGACGGTTTTCTGGAAGAAATGATCGCTACCAATTTGTACAGCGCCTATCACCTTACCCGAAAGTTATTGCCGCAGATGATGAAACAAAGTCCTGTAAGTGGTTCACGTGGCCACATTTTCAACATGTGTTCCATTGCTTCGTTGCATGCCTATAACAACGGCGGTGCCTACAGCATCAGCAAATATGCCATGCATGGGTTCAGTAAAAATCTGCGGGAAGAAATGAAACCGCATCTGATCAAAGTAACTTCTGTTTTCCCGGGTGCCGTATTGACTGATTCATGGGGCGATTATGATAATTCTACCAAACGGATCATGGAAGCAGACGATATTGCCAAATTGGTATACGCCAGTTCACAACTTTCGCCACAGGCCTGTGTGGAAGAAATCACCATCCGGCCGCAGTTGGGGGATCTTTGA